The Kitasatospora setae KM-6054 genome contains a region encoding:
- a CDS encoding beta-ketoacyl-ACP synthase III — translation MSTAADVTTTTEPVGAPGTANDLANDLADDPADGPADDPGTLRAPGVLRAAAPVAGARILGVGGYRPTRVVGNEEVAGPIDSSDEWIRRRSGIAARRFAGPDESLVTMAAAAAVKALAHAGVAPENVDTLLLATMSHLEQSPPAAPRVAHLVGATHAGAVDLGAACAGFCHALALADGLVRSGHSRYVVVVGAERMSDLIDPADRGTAFLFGDGAGAVVVGPAARPGIGPVVWGADGSRPGAIAHAHGWRDLRSADPPPWPTLRMEGPAVFRWAVETVPRVGREALAAAGVAPEDLAAFVPHQANLRIVDAAADALKLPASVAVARDVVDTGNTSAASVPLALERLLSEGAAGPGGLALLVGFGAGLSFAGQVVELP, via the coding sequence ATGAGCACGGCCGCCGACGTGACGACGACAACGGAACCGGTGGGGGCCCCCGGTACGGCGAACGACCTCGCGAACGACCTGGCGGACGACCCCGCGGACGGCCCGGCGGACGATCCCGGCACGCTGCGGGCTCCCGGCGTGCTGCGCGCGGCCGCGCCGGTCGCGGGGGCGCGGATCCTGGGGGTGGGCGGCTACCGGCCCACCCGGGTGGTCGGGAACGAGGAGGTGGCGGGGCCGATCGACTCCAGCGACGAGTGGATCCGGCGCCGCTCGGGCATCGCCGCCCGCCGTTTCGCCGGCCCGGACGAGTCCCTGGTGACGATGGCCGCGGCGGCGGCCGTGAAGGCACTCGCCCACGCGGGGGTGGCCCCGGAGAACGTGGACACCCTCCTGCTGGCCACCATGTCGCACCTGGAGCAGTCCCCGCCCGCCGCACCCCGGGTCGCCCACCTGGTGGGCGCGACGCACGCGGGCGCGGTCGACCTGGGCGCGGCCTGCGCGGGGTTCTGCCACGCACTGGCCCTGGCCGACGGCCTGGTCCGCTCGGGGCACAGCCGGTACGTGGTGGTGGTCGGCGCGGAGCGGATGAGCGACCTGATCGACCCGGCCGACCGGGGCACCGCCTTCCTGTTCGGCGACGGCGCGGGCGCGGTGGTCGTCGGCCCGGCCGCCCGGCCGGGCATCGGCCCGGTGGTGTGGGGCGCGGACGGCTCCCGCCCGGGGGCGATCGCCCACGCCCACGGCTGGCGCGACCTGCGCTCGGCCGACCCGCCCCCGTGGCCGACGCTGCGGATGGAGGGCCCGGCGGTGTTCCGCTGGGCGGTGGAGACCGTCCCCCGGGTCGGCCGGGAGGCACTGGCCGCGGCCGGGGTGGCCCCGGAGGACCTGGCGGCGTTCGTCCCGCACCAGGCGAACCTGCGCATCGTCGACGCTGCGGCGGACGCGCTCAAGCTCCCGGCCTCCGTCGCGGTCGCCCGGGACGTGGTCGACACCGGCAACACCTCCGCCGCCTCGGTCCCGCTCGCGCTGGAACGCCTGCTCAGCGAGGGCGCGGCCGGCCCCGGCGGGCTGGCCCTGCTGGTGGGCTTCGGCGCGGGCCTGAGCTTCGCCGGGCAGGTGGTGGAACTGCCCTGA
- a CDS encoding fatty acyl-AMP ligase produces MTDRVPGTAPHALPNALPDGPFDATPDTAPDTTPAAASDGTPATTSATTSATTPAATPAAASDGRPGALPSLPDVLARRAVEQPDELAYAFLHNGEEVAETLTYRQLDARARAVAARLTALRLAGRSVLLLHPSGLGFVSDLLGCMYAGVAAAPVQVPSRARGLARLRAIADDAGTTVVLTTPEVRRDLLERFGALPELAGLTLHDPETLAAEAELTDPAAVAGWRPRPIGSEELALLQYTSGSTGTPKGVRVTHANFGANVDETDRLWPCRGDARVVNWLPLFHDMGMLFGVVLPLWAGIPSYLMAPDAFIRRPARWLEAVSRFGGTHAAAPSFAYELCVRAVGEEGLPSGLDLSSWRVAANGAEPVRWQTVRAFTEALAPAGFRPEAMCPGYGLAENTLKATGSPEDRVPTVLWLSAEELRAGRAVRVPRSDAPGVLPAVGCGAVVGDSLVRIVDPVERTTRPEGRVGEIWVSGPCVASGYHGRPEESEETFRARRSDRTEQRSWLRTGDLGFLADGELFVTGRIKDVVIRQGRNFYPQDIELSAESADPGLHPNCAAAFSADDGTSERLVLVVEADGRTLRGGGELLRERIRRAVHENQRLEADEILLVRRGSLPKTSSGKVQRRETLRRYLDGEFGSAQAVAPRERVEAGR; encoded by the coding sequence ATGACCGATCGCGTTCCCGGCACCGCGCCGCACGCACTGCCGAACGCCCTGCCGGACGGCCCATTCGACGCGACGCCCGACACGGCGCCCGACACGACGCCCGCCGCAGCGTCCGACGGAACGCCCGCCACGACATCCGCCACGACATCCGCGACGACACCCGCCGCGACACCCGCCGCAGCGTCCGACGGACGGCCCGGCGCGCTGCCGAGCCTGCCGGACGTGCTGGCCCGGCGCGCCGTCGAGCAGCCCGACGAGCTGGCGTACGCCTTCCTGCACAACGGCGAGGAGGTCGCCGAGACCCTGACCTACCGCCAACTGGACGCCAGGGCGCGGGCGGTGGCGGCACGGCTGACGGCCCTGCGGCTGGCCGGGCGCAGCGTGCTGCTGCTGCACCCGTCCGGGCTGGGGTTCGTCTCGGACCTGCTGGGCTGCATGTACGCGGGAGTTGCCGCGGCCCCGGTGCAAGTACCGTCCCGGGCTCGCGGGTTGGCGCGACTGCGGGCGATCGCGGACGACGCCGGCACCACCGTGGTGCTGACCACCCCGGAGGTGCGGCGGGACCTGCTGGAGCGGTTCGGCGCGCTGCCCGAGCTGGCGGGGCTGACCCTGCACGACCCCGAGACGCTGGCGGCCGAGGCCGAGCTCACCGACCCGGCGGCGGTGGCGGGTTGGCGGCCGCGGCCGATCGGGTCCGAGGAGCTGGCGCTGCTGCAGTACACCTCCGGGTCGACGGGGACGCCGAAGGGCGTGCGGGTCACGCACGCCAACTTCGGTGCCAACGTGGACGAGACGGACCGGCTGTGGCCGTGCCGGGGCGACGCCCGGGTGGTGAACTGGCTGCCGCTCTTCCACGACATGGGGATGCTGTTCGGCGTCGTGCTGCCGCTGTGGGCGGGCATCCCGTCGTACCTGATGGCGCCGGACGCGTTCATCCGGCGGCCGGCCCGCTGGCTGGAGGCGGTCTCCCGGTTCGGCGGGACGCACGCGGCGGCGCCCAGCTTCGCGTACGAGCTGTGCGTGCGGGCGGTCGGCGAGGAGGGGCTGCCGTCCGGGCTCGACCTGTCGTCCTGGCGGGTGGCGGCGAACGGCGCGGAGCCGGTGCGCTGGCAGACGGTGCGGGCGTTCACCGAGGCGCTGGCCCCGGCGGGGTTCCGGCCGGAGGCGATGTGCCCGGGGTACGGGCTGGCGGAGAACACCCTGAAGGCGACCGGCAGTCCGGAGGACCGGGTGCCGACGGTGCTCTGGCTGTCCGCGGAGGAGCTGCGGGCGGGCCGGGCGGTGCGGGTGCCGCGCTCCGACGCCCCCGGGGTGCTGCCGGCGGTGGGCTGCGGCGCGGTGGTCGGCGACAGCCTGGTGCGGATCGTCGACCCGGTGGAGCGCACCACCCGGCCGGAGGGGCGGGTCGGCGAGATCTGGGTGAGCGGCCCGTGCGTCGCGTCCGGCTACCACGGCCGCCCGGAGGAGTCCGAGGAGACCTTCCGGGCCCGCCGCAGCGACCGTACCGAGCAGCGGAGCTGGCTGCGCACGGGTGACCTGGGCTTCCTGGCCGACGGCGAGCTGTTCGTCACCGGCCGGATCAAGGACGTGGTGATCCGGCAGGGCCGCAACTTCTACCCGCAGGACATCGAACTCTCCGCGGAGAGCGCCGACCCGGGCCTGCACCCGAACTGCGCGGCGGCGTTCTCCGCCGACGACGGCACCAGCGAACGCCTGGTCCTGGTGGTCGAGGCGGACGGGCGGACCCTGCGCGGCGGCGGCGAGCTGCTGCGCGAGCGGATCCGCCGGGCCGTGCACGAGAACCAGCGGCTGGAGGCGGACGAGATCCTGCTGGTCCGCCGGGGCTCGCTGCCGAAGACCTCCAGCGGCAAGGTGCAGCGCCGGGAGACCCTGCGGCGCTACCTGGACGGCGAGTTCGGCTCGGCCCAGGCGGTCGCGCCGCGCGAACGGGTGGAGGCGGGACGATGA
- the ccrA gene encoding crotonyl-CoA carboxylase/reductase, with protein MDELTEAVLRDAPPEELSRLPLPKDYTAAHLLRQDVEMFHGVADKDVRRSLHVGRVPLPELAPDEVLVAVMASSVNYNTVWSATFEPVSTFDALRRYARSGGWQARHDQPHQVIGSDAAGVIVRTGAGVRRWQVGDHVAVSTAVVDDQDPVTHTDGMLGADQKAWGYETNFGGLAHYTVVRASQLIAKPPHLTWEETASIPLCGGTAYRMLVSEKGARIKQGDIVLIWGASGGLGAFAVQLVKNGGGIPVGVVNSERKAELVRRLGCDVVINREEIGIGKAPESPQETVELAKRLGRAIRSQVGEDPHIVFDHVGKATFGISVIVARRGGTVVTCGSSTGYQHTFDNRYFWMNLKRIVGSHGMNLGEAAEMMRLYKLGLLAPVVSRTYPLAEVGEAARLVQNNQHTGKIGVLCLADQPGLGVTDPATRARLGEDWLRPLAEDRVPALAG; from the coding sequence ATGGACGAGTTGACCGAGGCAGTACTGCGAGACGCTCCGCCCGAGGAGTTGTCGCGTCTTCCATTGCCGAAAGATTACACCGCAGCACATTTGCTTCGGCAAGATGTCGAAATGTTTCACGGTGTTGCGGACAAGGACGTCCGCCGCTCCCTCCACGTGGGCCGGGTGCCGTTGCCCGAACTCGCCCCGGACGAGGTCCTGGTGGCCGTGATGGCCAGTTCGGTGAACTACAACACCGTGTGGTCGGCGACCTTCGAGCCGGTGTCGACGTTCGACGCGCTGCGCCGGTACGCCCGCTCCGGCGGCTGGCAGGCCCGGCACGACCAGCCGCACCAGGTGATCGGTTCGGACGCGGCGGGCGTGATCGTGCGCACCGGCGCGGGAGTGCGGCGCTGGCAGGTCGGCGACCACGTCGCGGTGAGCACCGCGGTGGTGGACGACCAGGACCCGGTGACCCACACGGACGGCATGCTGGGCGCCGACCAGAAAGCCTGGGGGTACGAGACGAACTTCGGCGGCCTGGCCCACTACACGGTGGTGCGGGCCAGCCAACTGATCGCCAAGCCGCCGCACTTGACCTGGGAGGAGACCGCCAGCATCCCGCTCTGCGGCGGCACCGCCTACCGGATGCTGGTCAGCGAGAAGGGCGCCAGGATCAAGCAGGGCGACATCGTGCTGATCTGGGGCGCCAGCGGCGGACTGGGCGCGTTCGCCGTGCAGTTGGTGAAGAACGGCGGCGGCATCCCGGTCGGGGTGGTCAACTCCGAGCGGAAGGCCGAGCTGGTCCGCCGGCTGGGCTGCGACGTGGTGATCAACCGGGAGGAGATCGGCATCGGCAAGGCGCCCGAATCCCCCCAGGAGACGGTGGAGTTGGCCAAGCGCCTGGGCCGGGCGATCCGCTCGCAGGTCGGCGAGGACCCGCACATCGTGTTCGACCACGTCGGGAAGGCCACCTTCGGCATCTCGGTGATCGTGGCCCGGCGCGGCGGCACCGTGGTGACCTGCGGTTCCAGCACCGGCTACCAACACACCTTCGACAACCGGTACTTCTGGATGAACCTGAAGCGGATCGTCGGCAGCCACGGCATGAACCTGGGCGAGGCCGCCGAGATGATGCGGCTGTACAAGCTGGGGCTGCTCGCCCCGGTGGTGTCCCGGACGTACCCGCTGGCGGAGGTCGGCGAGGCCGCCCGGCTCGTCCAGAACAACCAGCACACCGGCAAGATCGGCGTGCTCTGCCTGGCCGACCAGCCCGGGCTCGGCGTCACCGACCCGGCCACCCGGGCCCGGCTCGGCGAGGACTGGCTGCGCCCGCTGGCCGAGGACCGCGTCCCCGCCCTGGCCGGCTGA